The Suncus etruscus isolate mSunEtr1 chromosome 15, mSunEtr1.pri.cur, whole genome shotgun sequence genome contains the following window.
gttccttttggctctgtgctcagaaatccctcctgacaaaCTGGGAGAAtcctatgggaagccaggggtccaatccaggttggccatgggcaaggcaagtgctctacctaccgCCTATGACATCCTGGTAGCCCCCCAGGTTCATGGAGGAACAAACACAGGAAAAGAACCTTTTGGGAATCAGAAAATTCCAGGGAGCTTGGCAGTACCCTTGGAGATTCAATTCCTAAAGACCAGTGGAGGAACAATGCTTTCTCCCCTCTGAGCCCAAAGGCTCCAGTTGAACAACTTCTTGGGACATCCTGGCATTGAGAGGACTTTGCTTCTTTCACAAGCCCAGGTTGGCTATTGACCTAGGGTCTCAATGCACCTGACCTTCCATCTAAGACACTGGTCATCACTTCGGAGTGTCAACTGTAGGGGAGAATTGAGAACTTCACTAGAACCTCCACAGTCACAACTGGTCCCATGATAGGGAGTCTCATGGAGGAACTGAGGTGGTAGTTAGGCTGGGGAAGGGCCTGCCAGGCATTGGAGACCAGGTCATGCTAGCTCTGGCATGGGATCCCCAGTAGGGAGGAGTCCTTGCTTTCAAGGCAGCTCTAGTTGGGTTGGGCGTTACAGCACCATCTCTGGCACTTGCCacctttttgtttggggatcacacctggcagtgctcaggtgtgaaTTCCTGTCTCTGCCCTTGGAGGCTGTGTTcaagagtgggtgggtgggtgaattcCACAGAGAATACCCACTTACTGCTCCTAAGACCTATTTAATCTCAGCATTGCTCTTGGGCTTCCTTCCATCTGTTTCCTGCAGAATCCCCATGACTGTTTGGAACCCCTGCTCTGGTGCTTCAGAAGGAACGTGAAAGCGTTCTGCTTGCCCTTGCCTTACAAtggcacctggtggtgctggccATGTAGAAGATACTTCCCATCTCATCGTTCCCAAAGAGTTTGAAACAGCAGAGACTCTTCTCAATTCAGAAGTTCAGATGCTTTTGGAGCATTGGAAGCAGCAGATGGAGAGTGCTTAGGTTGAACAAGAAAATCCTGAGGTCTTCTAAAAACTTTCACCTATACAGGCCATTTCAGTCATTTCAAAAATAGAGAGAACATTGCCAGTATTCGTAGCTTATTGCTACAGAAAAGGCTTCATAATTTTGAGTTGGCATGTTTAGCCAACATTTGCCCAGAAACAGCTGAGGAGGCCAAGGCTCTAATCCCAAGCCTTGAGGGGCGGTTTGAAGAGGAGAAGCTACAGCAGATTCTTGATGCCATCCGGACTAGACACAGCTTCCAGTATTAAACACCAGCTATCACTGGTGCTAAGGGAATCATCGTTCCTATTGGAACTCCCAGGCCCTAGTATCTGGCCCAGCTTGGACAGAAATCTGATTGCAGAAGACACCCAATTTCTTCCACTTGTGCCTCCGAGGACTCATTAAATCCAAGCCCTACTCTTGGAATTCTGTGTTTTCTGCATGATTGAGGTGACTGGTGCTTCTCAAGGGGGAAATGCCTAAAGTCAAAAGAAGCATAAAAGGACCCCCAGTTGACTGGGGGGTAATTGAATCCAATTTGGGTGAGTTGGATCAGAAGATAAGTAAAACTGAAACAGTGTtttgagggaaagaggaaggtggAGTTTCTCTGGCCCATCTTTTTGGTCAAACACCAGAAAACACACTTCGTGTTCGACCTCTTCTACAAGCAGAAAGCCATCAGCAGAGAGATGTACAAATTCTGCATCCAAGAAGGCTATGTGGAGAAGAACCTTATTGCTATATGGAAGAAACAAGGCTACAAGAACCTCTGCTGCCTCTGCGACATCCAGACCCATGACACCAACTTTGGCACCAACTGCATTTCCATGTCCCTATGAGCAAGCTGAAAGTGAATAGAACCATTGAGTGCAAGCACTGTGACTGCTGGGGCTGTTCTAGTTGAGACACCCCCCCACCGTACCCCTATCTCCTTGGACTTGAACCTGGTCTGTTCTGCAGATACCTCTCAGTGCTACTCCCAGAGCAGGGGCAATGGCTTCTACTGGGGAGACCTCAGAAGTTCCCATGTGGTTGTAGCAATAAACCTGATAAACCCTTCCAAAAGAAGCTCATCACTCCCCAGACTGGCACTCTCTGTGTACCAGTTGTTCAAGatgatctttttctaatttttaaccaCCATATATCTCTGGGGGACTAAGAAATTCATGATGGTATGAGCCTGGAGCTTTACTAATCAAAGcaatttctcccccacccctggccTGTCCCTTTCTTCGCACCCTTATTTCCTTCTCCCCACTCTGGTATATCACCtgccttttctttgtttgggggccacacatggtgatgtgcagggtttactcctgtctatgaactcagagatcgctcctggcttgttggACAATATGGAACACTTAGGGAATTAGAGAAACAAGTACAGATGTACCAAACACCTGAGACCAAGTCTCAAGTTCCCCACAGCTACAATTTTGCAGGGGCTGAGGGCGTATGTCAACCTACGACCCCGCCTCAAATTATCCCGAGTCGGGATGGGGAGGTTTTGTACTGTAGCTACAAGACAAGGAACCTGGAGAATCTGCAACTGCACGACCCCCCTAATCACAGACAAGAATACAACTCTTCTTAACCCCTCCCTGAGGGGAATTATACTCCTCAGCCTTCCAAGGGTGTGGAAGTTGGGCCACGACTTGACTTTGGAAAAGATAGGGGAAGTAAGGGCAACTCTGGGGTAACAGATCTTACACTACTACTCACCAATTTCCCTTACATGGCCTTGGTTAACACCTCATGGATCAGGCCTAGAGGGTTATACGGtggcataaaattttttttctagagcaGTGAATCAGAAAGAAAAGTCTTAGAAACTGAAGGTGAAGAGACTGAGCAGCCTTGACATGCCATGACATGccacctttctctttcttctcctcttcttcagaTGCTGTTCTAGGAAAAGTTCTTGCAGGGGTGCTAAAACCTAGAAATCTGACCTTAATCTACTTTATAATAGTGCCTTCTccccaaataaaatcaagaaacaatATCTAAATTTCAGAATTTCACAAGAGAACTAGAAAGCCCAGTTTACCCTTCTGTGAAAATTAAAGATCCCAGGGAGAGTGTGAGAGCATAGCTGTAGGTTGCAGTTTGCCAAGCTCAGCCCCATTGGGGGAATAAGACAGTAAACAAATTCAGCAAGAAAGGTctcaagtatgtgtgtgtgtgtgtgtgtgtgtgtgtgtgtgtggtaactCTACAGGTGCTTAAGAGATAGTTGTAGGGTGTTCCTTGTTTCAAGTAGTATTGTACTTCATTATTATTGAAGCCTCATctccccattcttcctaggtaactagaccttacctgcaagacctcgcCCATTCCTGGAAGGTGTCCTGGAAAAGGTAGCTAAagttttgaccagaggggattagggctatTTTGGTCTTTTGACAGCAtgaaggtcaaagggaagatggctgacaggagttaagttGCAGGgttagctaagaatggctgaatgcttaaaaagttatgttataggccacacatgtggtggatgtttcctgaagcctgcccgtgagtgagttcaatactggttgctttcctggaccccagacccgcaggttgatgggggatgaagccacgtggccatggcctaagaataaaggcctccattcTTCTCTATCCAGCAACCATccctaattattatttaattacatagtcattatttaattctacaattataattattattatttttggtttcgaCGTTACACCTGGTGgagttcaagggctactcctggctctgcagtcagaaattgctccaagctcagggaactctatgggatactggaatcaaACTAGAGTCAGGGCTTGACTACaaacaaagcaaaagccttatcaatgtgctatttctctggcaccttGTACTTCCTTTAATTAGAGGTCTACACCCCAACCTACAATCCTATCATGGGCCAGTCTACAATTTTGTTCTTCCTCTCATTTCAGAACTAGTTACCAGTGACAGGTAGAGGTCATAAATGCTTTACTTTAATTGGCTAGGTCTGAATGGACACATCTCCAAAGAGGACTTTACAGGAAGTCAACAAGCATTGAGGTGAAGGGAAATATCATAACTTTCTGGGAATGGTCCCCACTTGTTGGTTTACTGGTCTCACCCTAGTCAATATTCATGCTCCACCCTAGTTCCCAGAGACTGGACCCAGTGTTGGGTTACTTGTCTCAGCCTCGTCAATATACATGCTCCGCCCCAGGGTGTGACCTGGAGATGGGACGATTGGACTATCCCCTACTTGGAATTCTGGtgacaccctagggtggggcctctttgccaataaaagcaggggtctgaaaAATGCAGAGTCTATTCTTCAGCCTTCCTCCACTGAGCTGCctttcttcttaggagcagaaagcttggatgGTTGAATTCCTGAGTTGAGTGCTAAATTTGCTTAACCTCTGGTccattttcactgtgtggattatttcctgcctcaacgtttgcttccagacctggaTCTAACCTGATCTCcattttggagcctgaggcttggcTGCACACCTTCAAGTTGAAGTATTGAGAGGACGAAAGACATCCTAAAATGGCAAACCACACCATGAAGGATGCTCGCAGCATTCATGGCACCAACCCTCAGTACCTGGTGGAGAAGATCATTCGAATGCGAATCTATGAGTCCAGGTACTGCAAAGAAGAGTGCTTTGGGCTCACAGCTCAACAGGTAGTTGATAAAGCCACGGAGTTAAGGTTTGTGGGTGGCATGTCTGGTGGCCACATGAAACCAGCTCCTTTCCTTTGCTTGACTCTGAAGATGCTACAACTCCAACCTGAGAAGGAAATCATTGTGGAGTTGATCCAAAATGAAGACTTCAAGTATGTCCGCCTGTTGGGTGCACTTTACCTCAGGCTGACAGGCACTTCCCTGGATTGTTACAAGTACTTGGAGCCTCTGTACAATGACTACAGAAAAATCAAGAGGCAGAATCGTAATGGGGAGTTGGAACTGATGCATGTCGATGAGTTTATTGAGGAGTTGTTGTACAGTGAGAGGGTTTGTGATGTCCTTCTGCCACATCTCCAGAAACGTTCTTTACTAGAAGAAGCTGAGCAGTTGGAGCCTCGGGTTAGTGCTCTTGAAGACATGGATGATTAGAGTCCAGTGAGGAAGAAGAACATGAGAAGTTGGAAAGAGCTCGAtcacctgatcactgccagagaAGCTCCCAAGACTTAGGCCAGCCCAGGCATTCTCCCACACTGTGCTATAAAAGTAGGAGCAGATCACCTCCTAGATGGAGTCTCTCTCCCAAGAGCAGTCCCTCCCCTCAACGAACAAGACATGGCAGCAAGAATCCAAGACATCACCCTAGCAGATCCCGACAGAGATGTCTTAGACCTCTCTCCATGTCCCTAGCTCATCATTGTATTCACAGACATAGAAACCACTCAAAGGCTCCTGAAAGATCCAAGAAAAGCCACAAGAAGAGTGGAAGATGGAATGAATAATGGATTCATTTTGGTTTGAGTCCAAATGACTTATGAAGTTAAGGCATTGTTCTATGTGGAAGAATTAAGAACTATTCTTGCAGCTACATTttttttaccaagtttttcactTGTTTTCTTGAAGTGACAGAGGTGTGGAGGTTATTATTTTGTGGATTTTTAGACACCACCCAGCAATGATCACAGTTTATtaatagctctgcactcagggatcactcctggctgagattaggggaccaatgtgatgccaggaattgaacccaggcttgctTCATGCAAAGAAAGATGACCCTGTATCCCTCTGGTCCGTGGTGCtcatgtattttttgttgtttttggttttttatttgtttatttattttggtttttgagtcacacaaagacactctcaggaattactcctgactctatgctcataaattgtaCTGGCAGTGTTGGGGATGGGGTGGTGGGGAAAAACTCAGCGCCATTGGGGTAATAAGACAGTAAAAATTTCAGCAAGAAAGGTCTCcagtatatgtgtttgtgtgtgtgtgtttgtgtgtgtgtgtgtgtgtgtgtgtgtgtgtgtgtgtgtgtggtaaatGTACAGGTGCTTAAGAGGTAGTTGTAGGGTGTTCCTTGCTTCAAGTAGTATTgtacttcattatttttaaagcctcatccccccattcttcctaggtaacttgaccttacctgcaagaccctgcccattcctggaagggttcttggaAATGGTAGCTAAGACTACGTGTGTTTCACAGTCAGTCTGacctggattatttcttgtgcgaCCCGATTAAGACTCGTTCACCAGGGATTGGAGCTATAGTGGTTGGGTGATTTTACAGCTGATCACTTATTTCCTAGACCAGTCTGATTTTACAGTCTCCCTGTAGTAAGCAAAGTACTTGTATCAATTCCACTTATTACTGGacctgcttttttcttttaacctGAGTTCCTTTCAAGTCTGATTACCAGACCATATTCATAAAGCTATTTGTGATACACCTATTAATATCCTTGGCAGAAAGTAATGATAAGACTGGTATATAATATTGcagcaactacaaaaatattta
Protein-coding sequences here:
- the LOC126030666 gene encoding LOW QUALITY PROTEIN: DNA-directed RNA polymerase II subunit RPB4-like (The sequence of the model RefSeq protein was modified relative to this genomic sequence to represent the inferred CDS: inserted 1 base in 1 codon; substituted 1 base at 1 genomic stop codon), with product MAPGGAGHVEDTSHLIVPKEFETAETLLNSEVQMLLEHWKQQMESAXVEQENPEVFXKTFTYTGHFSHFKNRENIASIRSLLLQKRLHNFELACLANICPETAEEAKALIPSLEGRFEEEKLQQILDAIRTRHSFQY
- the LOC126030631 gene encoding LOW QUALITY PROTEIN: pre-mRNA-splicing factor 38A-like (The sequence of the model RefSeq protein was modified relative to this genomic sequence to represent the inferred CDS: inserted 1 base in 1 codon), whose amino-acid sequence is MANHTMKDARSIHGTNPQYLVEKIIRMRIYESRYCKEECFGLTAQQVVDKATELRFVGGMSGGHMKPAPFLCLTLKMLQLQPEKEIIVELIQNEDFKYVRLLGALYLRLTGTSLDCYKYLEPLYNDYRKIKRQNRNGELELMHVDEFIEELLYSERVCDVLLPHLQKRSLLEEAEQLEPRVSALEDMDDXESSEEEEHEKLERARSPDHCQRSSQDLGQPRHSPTLCYKSRSRSPPRWSLSPKSSPSPQRTRHGSKNPRHHPSRSRQRCLRPLSMSLAHHCIHRHRNHSKAPERSKKSHKKSGRWNE